The following proteins are co-located in the Haloplanus sp. HW8-1 genome:
- a CDS encoding ABC transporter substrate-binding protein codes for MSEQDTSTNGITRRHWLAASSAAVVSGLAGCSGGGSSGDGGSGSEGTTSGGDGDGGGGTTVGTSGGAEFADTLRILMWPYYDTEELNQAFVDEYDVQLQTAYFDGNPEAYNQLRSGGAEEFDIVMADSLWPKQYYQDGLIQPVDRSRLSNLDNLVSAFHPDNLDLHVSEDGEYLGPPNAWGGYGISYNPNEVAEDDINSFMSSLYNEEYSGHIATSARMTMNVANTAMALGYNDPKGNIWDVCSEDQLQKIAELLTEQKDWLITRYSDSRNLDRLYNNGSLWLFPEFSDTFRRLAFQGNDIRHNLRPEEGGMGWLEAWMMTSGVESEAKKNAVYAFMDQRLTKNYMEMMARNVGGAPAADIRDRLTDREARIFFQDRTDQFSKLTQFGVPQCPSTWQEYWTQVQSA; via the coding sequence ATGTCTGAGCAAGACACGTCGACGAACGGTATCACCCGCCGCCACTGGTTGGCGGCAAGTTCCGCTGCAGTCGTCTCCGGACTGGCCGGCTGTAGTGGGGGCGGATCCAGTGGTGACGGCGGATCGGGGAGCGAGGGGACGACGAGCGGTGGCGACGGCGACGGCGGTGGTGGCACGACGGTCGGAACGAGCGGGGGTGCCGAGTTCGCGGACACCCTCCGCATTCTGATGTGGCCGTACTACGACACGGAGGAGTTGAATCAGGCCTTCGTCGACGAGTACGACGTGCAGCTTCAAACGGCGTACTTCGACGGCAACCCGGAGGCGTACAATCAACTGCGTTCCGGCGGCGCCGAGGAGTTCGACATCGTGATGGCGGACTCGCTGTGGCCGAAGCAGTATTACCAGGACGGGCTCATTCAGCCGGTCGATCGGTCGCGGCTGAGCAACCTCGACAACCTCGTCTCGGCGTTCCACCCCGACAATCTGGACCTGCACGTGAGCGAGGACGGCGAGTATCTCGGCCCGCCGAACGCCTGGGGTGGCTACGGGATCTCGTACAACCCGAACGAGGTCGCCGAGGACGACATCAATAGCTTCATGAGTTCGCTGTACAACGAGGAGTACTCGGGTCACATCGCCACGAGCGCCAGAATGACGATGAACGTCGCCAACACGGCGATGGCGCTCGGGTACAACGATCCGAAGGGCAACATCTGGGACGTCTGTTCCGAGGACCAACTCCAGAAAATCGCCGAACTGCTCACCGAGCAGAAAGACTGGTTGATCACGCGGTACAGCGACTCCCGGAACCTCGACCGGCTGTACAACAACGGCTCGCTGTGGCTGTTCCCCGAGTTCTCGGACACGTTCCGCCGGCTGGCGTTCCAGGGGAACGACATTCGACACAACCTCCGACCGGAGGAAGGTGGGATGGGATGGCTCGAAGCGTGGATGATGACGTCGGGCGTCGAGTCGGAGGCGAAGAAAAACGCCGTCTACGCGTTCATGGACCAGCGGCTGACGAAAAATTACATGGAGATGATGGCGAGAAACGTCGGTGGCGCCCCGGCAGCGGACATCCGCGACCGGTTGACCGACCGGGAAGCACGCATCTTCTTCCAGGACCGCACCGACCAGTTCAGCAAACTCACTCAGTTCGGCGTTCCGCAGTGCCCGTCGACGTGGCAAGAGTACTGGACCCAGGTCCAGTCCGCCTGA
- a CDS encoding M55 family metallopeptidase, with protein MRVFISADMEGTTGIADPRDILEDERAYARGQELMAGDVNAAVEGALAAGAEEVVVNDSHWTMTNIPPAELHDAARLIRGSSKRRLMMQEFDESYDIVFFVGYHAMAGTPHAVLNHTMFPQMLSRIEINGREVGEMGINAGLPKHHGTPVGLVTGDDKTAAEAEGEFGTGEVETVSVKEGIDRFSAHSLPLPEARERITSAATAAVERADTDDFDQSQVAEPVDIEIEWAATNHAYRADDLEEVERVGGRTTRVTGASYPVAYDRAMAMINAASAAHNELFTW; from the coding sequence ATGCGCGTCTTCATTTCGGCGGATATGGAGGGAACGACCGGAATCGCGGACCCACGGGACATCCTCGAGGACGAACGGGCGTACGCTCGTGGCCAAGAGTTGATGGCCGGCGACGTGAACGCCGCGGTCGAGGGAGCGCTCGCGGCCGGCGCCGAGGAAGTCGTCGTGAACGACTCCCACTGGACGATGACGAACATTCCCCCGGCGGAGTTGCACGACGCCGCACGACTGATCCGGGGGTCGAGCAAGCGACGGCTGATGATGCAGGAGTTCGACGAGAGTTACGACATCGTCTTTTTCGTCGGCTATCACGCGATGGCCGGGACGCCACACGCGGTGCTGAACCACACGATGTTCCCGCAGATGTTGAGTCGTATCGAGATCAACGGCCGCGAAGTCGGGGAGATGGGGATCAACGCGGGGCTCCCGAAACACCACGGGACGCCGGTCGGACTGGTCACGGGTGACGACAAGACCGCGGCCGAGGCCGAGGGGGAGTTCGGTACCGGGGAGGTCGAGACCGTCAGCGTAAAGGAGGGAATCGACCGGTTCAGCGCGCACAGCCTGCCGTTGCCCGAAGCACGAGAGCGAATCACCAGCGCGGCGACGGCCGCGGTCGAGCGAGCCGACACCGACGATTTCGACCAATCACAGGTCGCCGAACCGGTCGACATCGAGATCGAGTGGGCGGCGACGAATCACGCCTACCGGGCCGACGATCTCGAGGAGGTCGAACGGGTCGGCGGTCGGACGACCCGCGTCACGGGAGCGTCGTATCCGGTGGCGTACGACCGAGCGATGGCGATGATAAACGCGGCGAGTGCGGCACACAACGAACTGTTCACGTGGTGA
- a CDS encoding helix-turn-helix domain-containing protein produces the protein MAGKELLRLQLDLWHEDCWTIEVTENTDGNLVSHGAYVQPNGAAEGRFTVFGESADDVEDLISAARDSRLTSHVQRLHPDLTMNRPLPSGNHTQEIFVEYDSGNSIDPILAEEGFIQDEPNVIKDGRETWNVVVRADRTCLQDRFDRIRERMDAEIRITRISSSKQTGNSLAETDDLLSTRQREVFNFAREQGYYSWPREVTVQELASQFDLAKTTMLEHLRKAEAKLLSPE, from the coding sequence ATGGCCGGTAAAGAGTTATTGAGACTCCAACTCGATCTCTGGCACGAGGATTGCTGGACGATCGAGGTTACGGAGAACACCGATGGGAACCTCGTCAGTCACGGTGCGTACGTACAGCCGAACGGCGCCGCAGAGGGCCGGTTTACCGTGTTCGGCGAGTCGGCCGACGACGTCGAGGACCTGATCAGCGCGGCCCGGGACTCCCGGCTTACCAGCCACGTCCAGCGGCTCCATCCGGATCTGACGATGAACAGGCCGCTGCCGTCCGGAAACCACACACAGGAGATATTCGTCGAGTACGACTCCGGCAACAGCATCGATCCGATTCTCGCCGAGGAGGGGTTCATCCAGGACGAGCCGAACGTGATCAAGGACGGCCGAGAAACGTGGAACGTCGTCGTGCGGGCGGACAGAACGTGTTTGCAGGATCGCTTCGACCGGATCCGAGAGAGGATGGATGCAGAGATTCGGATCACACGGATCTCGTCCAGTAAACAGACGGGGAATTCGCTCGCCGAGACGGACGACCTCCTCTCGACGAGACAGCGCGAGGTGTTCAATTTCGCTCGCGAACAGGGCTACTACTCGTGGCCGCGCGAGGTGACAGTTCAGGAGTTGGCGAGCCAGTTCGACTTGGCGAAGACGACGATGTTGGAACACCTCCGCAAGGCGGAGGCGAAACTGTTGAGCCCGGAGTGA
- a CDS encoding ASCH domain-containing protein, with protein MSELDPGTLLPNDRMRQQALDGEVTQIHRGQRYAEAGDTFEIEGTTFEVVAVDDRTLGDMTDADARAEGARDLDHYKQILERAHEDFEWEDDSEIVRHRFQPAD; from the coding sequence ATGAGCGAACTCGACCCCGGGACGCTGCTGCCGAACGACCGCATGCGCCAGCAGGCCCTCGACGGCGAGGTGACGCAGATCCACCGCGGACAGCGGTACGCGGAGGCGGGCGACACGTTCGAGATCGAGGGGACGACCTTCGAGGTCGTCGCCGTCGACGATCGAACGCTCGGTGACATGACGGACGCCGACGCCCGCGCGGAGGGAGCGCGCGACCTCGACCACTACAAGCAGATTCTGGAACGCGCTCACGAGGACTTCGAGTGGGAAGACGACTCCGAGATCGTCCGCCATCGCTTCCAGCCGGCGGACTGA
- a CDS encoding methyl-accepting chemotaxis protein translates to MAGASAVGAGLWQRTRREYLEYIPTGEEIPEATWRARHRNIVRLLVAHVPFLFALGRFTGTEPYVTGATFTAEPLEYVLFGVGLLVGIGLLARWSRLGRRVRTALAAVGLMMASAEVVYFSGGFIEAHFHFFVMVAVVAVYEDWVPFLVGILYVAIQHGVFGMMNPAAVYNHTAAIQNPWGWAFVHAVYVLALSAALIQNWISIERSREETARQIENVEESEGLIEDLQEKQAEIEEAKAEAEARQQEVERLNRTLLEQADDVAAAMDAVADGDFTAEPPTEADIEAIAEISEAFEAMTGELSATIRDLREFATTVEGTTKSVYDETERLEASQEELAGDVHEFATSLREQAAELESTTDELSTLSATIEEIAANSSEVSAEASNAADAAETGTATAAEAIEAIEHVEGTVEELASLVESLDGRMDDVAESTDLIEEIAEQTNILALNANIEAAHATTDGAGFAVVADEVKSLASETRDHSAAIEDAIDKTVEDVDRVQAEMEQTKAQIETGKTTMNEASDAFTALTETVEGVDASVDEVAAATDDGARTTEEVVDAIQRLADRSRAIAERSESLADRAEEGATTVTDIRAQLDGLTEQTASLKTRLNTFTCEDERNATEAGAAEEASPSR, encoded by the coding sequence ATGGCAGGGGCAAGCGCGGTGGGGGCGGGGCTGTGGCAACGAACCCGTCGGGAGTACCTCGAATACATCCCGACCGGGGAGGAAATACCGGAGGCGACGTGGCGAGCGCGACACCGAAACATCGTCCGACTCCTTGTCGCCCACGTCCCCTTCCTGTTCGCACTCGGTCGGTTCACCGGCACCGAGCCGTACGTCACCGGTGCGACGTTCACCGCCGAACCCCTCGAGTACGTCCTGTTCGGCGTCGGTCTACTCGTCGGAATCGGCCTGCTGGCGCGGTGGTCCCGACTCGGACGGCGAGTGCGGACGGCGCTCGCCGCGGTCGGATTGATGATGGCGTCGGCCGAAGTCGTCTACTTCTCCGGTGGCTTCATCGAGGCACATTTCCACTTTTTCGTGATGGTGGCAGTGGTCGCCGTCTACGAGGACTGGGTTCCCTTCTTGGTCGGGATCCTCTACGTGGCCATCCAGCACGGCGTCTTCGGCATGATGAATCCGGCGGCGGTGTACAACCATACGGCGGCGATCCAGAACCCGTGGGGATGGGCGTTCGTGCACGCGGTGTACGTCCTCGCGCTCTCGGCGGCGCTGATCCAGAACTGGATCTCGATCGAGCGCTCCCGCGAGGAGACGGCCCGACAGATCGAGAACGTCGAGGAGAGCGAAGGGTTGATCGAGGACCTCCAAGAGAAGCAAGCCGAAATCGAGGAGGCGAAAGCGGAGGCCGAAGCCCGACAGCAGGAGGTCGAACGGCTGAACCGGACGCTCCTGGAACAGGCCGACGACGTCGCCGCGGCGATGGACGCGGTCGCGGACGGCGACTTCACCGCCGAGCCGCCGACGGAGGCGGACATCGAGGCCATCGCGGAGATCAGCGAGGCGTTCGAAGCGATGACGGGCGAACTCTCCGCGACCATTCGTGACCTGCGGGAGTTCGCGACGACCGTCGAGGGGACGACCAAGTCGGTCTACGACGAGACGGAGAGACTCGAAGCGTCACAGGAGGAACTGGCGGGCGACGTACACGAGTTTGCGACGTCGCTCCGCGAGCAGGCGGCGGAACTCGAGTCGACTACCGACGAGTTGAGCACGCTCTCGGCGACCATCGAGGAGATCGCAGCGAACTCGAGCGAGGTCTCCGCGGAGGCGAGCAACGCCGCCGATGCCGCCGAGACGGGGACGGCGACCGCGGCGGAAGCGATCGAGGCGATCGAACACGTCGAGGGCACCGTCGAGGAACTCGCATCGCTCGTCGAGTCGCTCGACGGTCGAATGGACGACGTCGCCGAGAGTACCGACCTCATCGAGGAGATCGCCGAACAGACGAACATCCTCGCGCTGAACGCCAACATCGAGGCGGCACACGCCACCACCGACGGGGCGGGATTTGCCGTCGTCGCCGACGAGGTCAAGTCCCTCGCCAGCGAGACCCGGGATCACTCGGCCGCCATCGAGGATGCCATCGACAAGACCGTCGAGGACGTCGATCGGGTGCAAGCCGAGATGGAACAGACCAAGGCCCAGATCGAGACGGGGAAGACGACGATGAACGAGGCCAGCGACGCGTTCACGGCGCTGACCGAGACCGTCGAGGGCGTCGACGCGTCGGTCGACGAGGTCGCGGCCGCGACCGACGACGGGGCTCGGACGACCGAGGAGGTCGTCGACGCCATTCAGCGTCTGGCCGATCGCTCGCGGGCGATCGCGGAGCGCAGCGAATCGCTCGCCGACCGCGCCGAGGAGGGGGCGACGACGGTCACGGACATCCGGGCGCAGTTGGACGGTCTCACCGAACAGACGGCGAGCCTGAAAACACGGCTCAACACGTTCACCTGCGAGGACGAACGAAACGCGACGGAGGCGGGGGCTGCCGAAGAAGCCTCCCCCAGCCGTTGA
- a CDS encoding PAS domain-containing protein, translating into MTGPIRVLHVDDDRDFADMTATFLEREDERLRVEPATDAGSGLERLASDEFDCVVSDYEMPGRTGVEFLDVVRETHPELPFILFTGRGSEAVASEAISAGVTDYLQKDTGTEQYQLLAKRIVDAVEHRYAETNYREIFEKIPDGVVIQDPADGSFIDMNAQYARMFGYDREELLDAGFGAIHAGDPPYTLENARQRIRRVIDQGPRTFEWPGITKDGEQFWAEVHLTPTRLHGNERILAAVRDVSERRERKRRFEAILDNTYTFMGLLDPNGTVLEANATALNFGGLDRSAIAGKPLWETAWIGSNADARATVRNGVECARNGDLFRDEITIQGSDREAVIDFSIRPVTDVSGEVTLLVPEGRDITDRKAHQRRRNRIIDRVTDAIVEVDADWNVTLVNEQATALYGMDERSLLGRGFWDVFSGALGTRFEAEYRRVMEAREPRSFVEYYGGLGGWFDVQVYPNDDGGLSFYFRDVTDRREQSRELAVAEARYRTLAENVPNGAVFYFDDDLRYRIVSGNGFDPIETSSDDILDNTPAEVDPFSEDVAQFLRAAMEATLDGTEVTTELAYEGRRYELRSASVRDDDGDVAAGLFVTHDVTERRRRKRTLERKNERLEEFTSVVSHDLRTPLDAARGHLELAREGNDASLDRVADALDRSRRLIDDLLTLAREGERVGEREPVDLASVVETCWETIEDADATLSVDTERTILADRGGLRRLLENLLENATEHGGERISVGDLDEGFYVGDDGTGLPEGDCERIFDPGYSTAESGTGFGLRVVERVIDGHGWSIRATHGPEGGARFEITDVDGEGSPSR; encoded by the coding sequence ATGACGGGCCCGATCCGAGTTCTCCACGTCGACGACGACCGAGACTTCGCCGATATGACGGCCACCTTTCTCGAACGTGAAGACGAGCGCCTGAGGGTCGAACCCGCGACGGACGCGGGCAGCGGCCTCGAACGACTCGCCAGCGACGAGTTCGACTGTGTCGTCTCCGACTACGAGATGCCCGGTCGAACCGGGGTCGAGTTCCTCGACGTCGTCCGGGAGACCCACCCGGAACTCCCGTTTATCCTCTTTACCGGCAGGGGGAGCGAGGCGGTCGCCAGCGAGGCCATCTCGGCCGGGGTCACCGACTACCTGCAGAAAGACACCGGGACCGAACAGTACCAACTGCTCGCCAAACGGATCGTCGACGCGGTCGAACATCGCTACGCCGAGACCAACTACCGGGAGATCTTCGAGAAGATCCCCGACGGCGTCGTCATTCAGGATCCGGCCGACGGGTCGTTCATCGACATGAACGCCCAGTATGCCCGGATGTTCGGCTACGATCGCGAGGAACTGCTTGATGCCGGGTTCGGGGCGATCCACGCCGGCGACCCCCCGTACACGCTGGAAAACGCCCGTCAGCGGATTCGGCGCGTCATCGATCAGGGGCCACGGACCTTCGAGTGGCCTGGCATCACGAAGGACGGCGAGCAGTTCTGGGCGGAGGTCCATCTCACCCCGACCCGCCTCCACGGGAACGAACGGATCCTCGCCGCCGTCCGCGACGTCAGCGAACGCAGGGAACGGAAGCGTCGGTTCGAAGCCATCCTCGACAACACCTACACGTTCATGGGGTTGCTAGACCCCAACGGGACCGTCCTCGAAGCGAACGCAACGGCGCTGAATTTCGGCGGACTGGATCGGTCCGCGATCGCCGGCAAGCCGCTGTGGGAGACCGCCTGGATCGGGTCGAACGCCGATGCCCGGGCTACCGTCCGGAACGGCGTCGAGTGTGCTCGGAACGGGGACCTGTTCCGCGACGAGATTACGATCCAGGGCTCCGATCGCGAGGCGGTGATCGACTTCTCGATCCGGCCGGTCACGGACGTCAGCGGCGAGGTGACGCTACTGGTGCCCGAGGGACGCGACATCACGGACCGCAAAGCACACCAGCGCCGACGGAACCGGATCATCGACCGGGTGACCGACGCCATCGTCGAGGTCGACGCTGACTGGAACGTTACGCTGGTCAACGAGCAGGCCACGGCCCTCTACGGGATGGACGAACGATCGCTCCTCGGCCGTGGGTTCTGGGACGTCTTCTCCGGGGCGCTCGGCACTCGGTTCGAGGCGGAGTACCGACGGGTCATGGAGGCCCGGGAGCCGAGGTCGTTCGTCGAGTACTACGGCGGCCTCGGCGGCTGGTTCGACGTCCAAGTGTACCCCAACGACGACGGTGGGCTCTCCTTTTATTTCCGCGACGTCACTGACCGCCGGGAGCAGTCACGTGAACTCGCCGTCGCCGAGGCACGGTACCGGACGCTGGCCGAGAACGTCCCGAACGGCGCCGTCTTCTACTTCGACGACGACCTACGCTACCGGATCGTCTCCGGGAACGGATTCGATCCCATCGAGACGTCGTCGGACGACATCCTCGACAACACCCCTGCCGAGGTCGACCCGTTCTCCGAGGACGTGGCGCAGTTCCTGCGCGCCGCCATGGAGGCGACGCTCGACGGCACCGAGGTGACGACCGAACTCGCCTACGAGGGCCGCCGCTACGAGCTTCGCTCCGCCTCCGTCCGGGACGACGACGGCGACGTCGCCGCCGGACTGTTCGTGACACACGACGTCACGGAGCGACGTCGTCGAAAGCGAACCCTCGAACGCAAGAACGAGCGCCTCGAAGAGTTCACAAGTGTCGTCTCTCACGACCTCAGGACTCCCCTGGACGCCGCACGGGGGCACCTCGAACTGGCCCGTGAGGGGAACGACGCCTCCCTCGACCGCGTCGCGGACGCGCTGGACCGCAGCCGGCGGTTGATCGACGACCTCCTAACGCTCGCTCGCGAGGGCGAGCGCGTCGGCGAACGGGAACCGGTCGACCTCGCGTCCGTCGTCGAGACGTGCTGGGAGACGATCGAGGACGCCGACGCCACCCTCTCGGTCGACACCGAGCGTACGATTTTGGCCGACAGGGGTGGCCTCCGCCGACTCCTTGAGAACCTCCTCGAGAACGCTACCGAACACGGCGGCGAGCGAATCTCCGTGGGCGACCTCGACGAGGGCTTCTACGTCGGAGACGACGGGACCGGCCTCCCGGAAGGGGACTGCGAACGCATCTTCGACCCCGGTTACTCGACCGCCGAAAGCGGGACCGGCTTCGGCCTCCGCGTCGTCGAACGGGTGATCGACGGACACGGTTGGTCCATCCGCGCGACCCACGGCCCCGAGGGTGGGGCGCGCTTCGAGATCACCGACGTGGACGGCGAGGGGTCTCCGTCGCGCTGA
- the ilvB gene encoding biosynthetic-type acetolactate synthase large subunit — MPERSAVQTTDESLSDRVSSGADAVVAALEAAGVDTLFGVQGGAIMPVYDALYESALTHVTMAHEQGAAHAADAYGVVAGDPGVCLATSGPGATNLVTGLADADMDSDPVVALTGQAPTDLVGKDAFQEVDTVGMTEPVTKANAFATDPDTVGVDVSEALALAREGRPGPTLVDLPKDVTNAETDQPPTTPDEVETPEVPGEADGAAVMEAASVLAAAERPVVLAGGGVIKGEATPELRRFATEYGVPVVTTMPGIGTFPEDHDLAMEVAGMHGTGYANLALQHCDAMLAVGTRFDDRLTGGVDTFAPHADIVHVDIDPTEHSKNVHTAYPLTGDASVVIDQLSDAMPRAPDASAWRQRCRQWKDEYAMEYVAPDDAPLKPQFVVEALDALTPRETIVTTGVGQHQMWAMQYWTYTEPRTWVSSHGLGTMGYGLPAAIGARVAADDDQSVVCFDGDGSFLMTLQELAVAVREDLDITVVVLNNEAVGMVRQWQDAFFDGRRMASEYPWAPQFDVLAEAFGARGFRLDTYDAVEETFRAALDYDGPSVVDAHVDPEEDVYPIVPSGGNNGKFAMNEEQLS, encoded by the coding sequence ATGCCCGAACGTTCCGCCGTCCAGACGACCGACGAATCGCTCTCCGACCGCGTCAGCAGCGGCGCCGACGCCGTCGTCGCGGCCCTCGAAGCCGCCGGCGTTGACACCCTCTTCGGCGTCCAGGGCGGGGCCATCATGCCCGTCTACGACGCCCTCTACGAGTCGGCGTTGACACACGTGACGATGGCCCACGAACAGGGGGCGGCTCACGCCGCCGACGCCTACGGAGTCGTCGCCGGCGACCCCGGCGTCTGTCTGGCCACCTCCGGTCCCGGTGCCACCAACCTCGTGACGGGACTGGCCGACGCCGACATGGACTCGGACCCCGTCGTCGCGCTCACCGGCCAGGCACCCACCGACCTCGTCGGGAAGGACGCCTTCCAGGAGGTCGATACGGTGGGCATGACCGAACCGGTTACGAAAGCCAACGCCTTCGCGACCGACCCCGACACCGTCGGCGTGGACGTCAGCGAGGCGCTCGCACTCGCCCGCGAAGGACGGCCCGGTCCGACGCTGGTCGACCTACCGAAAGACGTCACGAACGCGGAGACCGACCAGCCCCCGACTACTCCCGACGAGGTGGAGACACCCGAGGTTCCGGGCGAGGCCGACGGCGCGGCGGTGATGGAGGCAGCGTCGGTGCTCGCGGCGGCCGAGCGGCCGGTCGTCCTCGCCGGTGGCGGCGTAATCAAAGGCGAGGCAACCCCGGAACTCCGCCGGTTCGCGACTGAGTACGGCGTCCCGGTCGTCACGACGATGCCCGGCATCGGAACCTTCCCCGAGGACCACGACCTCGCCATGGAGGTCGCCGGCATGCACGGGACCGGCTACGCGAACCTCGCGCTCCAGCACTGTGACGCGATGCTCGCGGTGGGAACCCGCTTCGACGACAGACTTACCGGCGGCGTCGATACGTTCGCACCCCACGCGGACATCGTCCACGTCGACATCGACCCCACCGAACACTCGAAGAATGTCCACACCGCGTATCCGCTGACCGGCGACGCGTCGGTCGTGATCGACCAGTTGTCCGACGCGATGCCGCGGGCGCCGGACGCGTCGGCGTGGCGCCAGCGGTGCCGGCAGTGGAAAGACGAGTACGCGATGGAGTACGTGGCACCCGACGACGCCCCGCTCAAACCGCAGTTCGTCGTCGAGGCGCTCGACGCGCTCACGCCACGGGAGACCATCGTGACGACGGGCGTCGGCCAGCACCAGATGTGGGCCATGCAGTACTGGACCTACACCGAACCCCGGACGTGGGTCTCGTCGCACGGCCTGGGAACGATGGGCTACGGCCTGCCCGCCGCCATCGGCGCCCGCGTGGCCGCCGACGACGACCAGTCGGTCGTCTGTTTCGACGGGGACGGGTCGTTTCTGATGACGCTTCAGGAACTCGCCGTCGCCGTCCGCGAGGACCTCGATATCACCGTCGTCGTGTTGAACAACGAGGCGGTGGGGATGGTCCGCCAGTGGCAGGACGCCTTCTTCGACGGTCGTCGGATGGCCTCCGAATACCCCTGGGCCCCGCAGTTCGACGTACTGGCCGAAGCGTTCGGCGCCCGTGGGTTCCGTCTCGACACCTACGACGCCGTCGAGGAGACATTCCGGGCGGCGCTCGACTACGATGGACCGTCGGTCGTCGATGCACACGTCGACCCCGAGGAGGACGTCTATCCGATCGTGCCCTCGGGGGGAAACAACGGCAAGTTCGCGATGAACGAAGAACAGTTATCGTAG
- a CDS encoding pyridoxamine 5'-phosphate oxidase family protein yields the protein MTAYGVQMTGKEIAEFLTRQGHGVLSFGGDEPYGLPISFGYDVLGNRCIFQLVSDADSKKEAALEQTNAVNLVAYEWNDVDDWRSVIITGRLSPILDDSPEAIDAAGVFAEYASVASLSVFDKPLSELRRSGTNSTSRR from the coding sequence ATGACCGCGTACGGCGTCCAGATGACGGGCAAAGAGATCGCGGAGTTTCTGACGCGACAGGGGCACGGTGTGCTCTCGTTCGGCGGAGACGAACCGTACGGCTTACCGATTTCGTTCGGATACGACGTGCTCGGCAACCGGTGTATCTTCCAGTTAGTGTCGGATGCGGACAGTAAGAAGGAGGCGGCCCTGGAACAGACGAACGCGGTGAATCTGGTCGCCTACGAGTGGAACGACGTGGACGACTGGCGGAGCGTCATCATCACCGGCCGCCTGTCCCCGATTCTGGACGACTCGCCGGAGGCGATCGATGCGGCTGGGGTCTTTGCGGAGTATGCCTCGGTCGCCAGTCTCAGTGTCTTCGACAAACCGCTCTCGGAGCTGCGCCGGTCTGGCACGAACTCGACATCGAGGAGATGA
- a CDS encoding amphi-Trp domain-containing protein translates to MPEKVLFESESEQSREDVAAYLRSVADKLERGEAITLKAGTESVTMEPPARPTFEVKAEREGPTDGPGELSIEFELEWGENGEETGDGGRLEIE, encoded by the coding sequence ATGCCCGAGAAGGTCCTGTTCGAGTCGGAGAGCGAGCAATCTCGAGAAGACGTCGCAGCGTACCTCCGCAGTGTCGCCGACAAACTCGAACGAGGGGAGGCGATCACACTGAAAGCAGGGACCGAATCCGTGACGATGGAGCCGCCAGCCCGTCCGACGTTCGAGGTCAAAGCCGAACGGGAGGGGCCGACGGACGGACCCGGCGAGTTGAGTATCGAGTTCGAACTCGAATGGGGCGAGAACGGCGAGGAGACGGGTGACGGAGGCCGGTTAGAAATCGAGTGA